The proteins below come from a single Ostrinia nubilalis chromosome Z, ilOstNubi1.1, whole genome shotgun sequence genomic window:
- the LOC135087233 gene encoding L-lactate dehydrogenase B chain-like, with product MALRDPNIISSPLPTPPSHKPQPLQCEKGIKEPLVTAIEREPPTDAKSPNGSTFDQLFLTMGRGSYKPNNKITVVGAGDVGVATVFSLLAKGVTNDISMIDFGEDKLRGELMDLQYGSKFLRNAKLRASKDYGISVDSKICVLTPCYESESGQKIGDCTRCNAEVMKAVIPQLLHYSPDAIILVAIEPVDVLAYLAWRVSNLPKGRVFGSGTNLYSATFRYLLADRLGLAPSACHGYIIGENGYSSVPVWSGVTVGGVHLKDLNPDIGTDTDPENWQEIHRQVLQSGQEIRDLKGCNSWASALSITDICSTILNDANCIRPLSTYVKGEHQINEEIFMSLPCVVGSAGITDIIRQPLSCNEIELLHKSAEAIVENRGAIKITQ from the exons ATGGCCTTGCGTGACCCTAACATCATCTCGTCACCTCTGCCTACACCACCGTCGCACAAGCCCCAGCCATTGCAAT GTGAAAAGGGCATAAAGGAGCCACTAGTAACAGCAATAGAGCGTGAACCACCCACCGATGCTAAGAGCCCCAACGGGTCAACCTTCGACCAGCTGTTCCTGACCATGGGCCGCGGCAGCTACAAACCGAATAACAAGATCACCGTGGTGGGCGCTGGTGACGTCGGTGTGGCCACTGTCTTCTCGTTGCTGGCTAAG GGTGTTACAAATGACATAAGCATGATTGACTTCGGAGAAGATAAGCTGAGAGGCGAGCTCATGGATTTACAGTATGGTTCCAAATTTTTAAGGAACGCCAAACTACGAGCTAGCAAAG ACTATGGTATATCAGTAGACTCAAAGATTTGCGTGTTAACTCCGTGCTATGAATCGGAGTCCGGTCAGAAGATTGGCGACTGCACCCGGTGCAATGCGGAGGTCATGAAGGCTGTTATACCGCAG CTTCTCCACTACAGCCCCGACGCTATCATCCTAGTGGCAATAGAGCCAGTGGACGTGCTGGCCTACCTGGCGTGGCGCGTCAGCAACCTGCCCAAAGGCCGCGTCTTCGGTTCTGGCACGAATCTATATTCTGCCACGTTCCGGTATTTATTGGCAGACCGTCTCGGGCTGGCCCCGTCGGCTTGCCACGGGTACATCATCGGCGAGAACGGGTATAGCAGTG TGCCTGTGTGGTCCGGTGTAACGGTGGGAGGCGTGCACCTCAAGGACCTCAATCCTGACATCGGCACAGACACTGATCCTGAGAACTGGCAGGAGATACATCGtcag GTACTGCAGAGTGGCCAGGAGATCCGCGACCTCAAGGGCTGCAACTCCTGGGCCTCTGCCCTCTCTATCACCGACATCTGCTCTACGATACTGAACGACGCGAACTGTATAAGGCCCTTGTCTACGTACGTCAAG GGTGAGCACCAAATCAACGAAGAAATCTTCATGTCTCTTCCCTGTGTGGTGGGAAGCGCGGGAATCACAGACATCATACGGCAGCCGCTCAGCTGCAACGAAATTGAACTCCTGCACAAGTCTGCCGAAGCCATCGTCGAGAACCGAGGCGCTATCAAAATCACTCAATAG